One segment of Tenrec ecaudatus isolate mTenEca1 chromosome 1, mTenEca1.hap1, whole genome shotgun sequence DNA contains the following:
- the LOC142433593 gene encoding large ribosomal subunit protein eL34-like — MVQRLTYRRRLSYNTASNKTRLSRTPGNRIVYLYTKKVGKAPKSACGVCPGRLRGVRAMRPKVLMRLSKTKKHVSRAYGGSMCAKCVRDRIKQAFLIEEQKIVVKVLKAQAQSQKAK; from the coding sequence ATGGTTCAGCGTCTGACCTACCGGCGTAGGCTGTCCTACAACACAGCCTCTAACAAAACTAGACTGTCCCGAACCCCTGGTAACAGAATCGTTTACCTGTATACAAAGAAGGTTGGGAAAGCGCCAAAATCTGCATGTGGCGTGTGCCCGGGCAGACTTCGTGGGGTCCGTGCTATGAGACCCAAAGTTCTCATGAGGTtgtccaaaaccaaaaaacatgtCAGCAGGGCTTATGGTGGGTCCATGTGCGCTAAATGTGTCCGAGACAGGATCAAGCAAGCTTTCCTGATTGAGGAGCAGAAAATCGTGGTGAAAGTGTTGAAGGCACAAGCACAGAGTCAAAAggctaaataa
- the UBXN10 gene encoding UBX domain-containing protein 10 → MATEAPVNIAPLDHNRAVGPAADTFLWQPRPVTMHVIRPKSAKGRTRPSLHAAQGAAASSSHTPPAPPQPAPCEPPTSRKPGACTPRSPAHGAPNEIPELLQQQVPFGASSASSLNKYPVLPSINRRSLEERVGETQGASSLQLKPRKEDASAGACPPEEKVTIRTKQQGFFRAGNLEEPSDQEPRLLLAVRSPSGQRFVRHFRPTDALHTVVAVAEQKNQTTYPCCSIETMEVPRRRFSDLTRSLQECQIPHKSVLSISQEDREGWP, encoded by the coding sequence ATGGCCACAGAAGCCCCTGTGAACATCGCACCGCTTGACCACAACCGTGCTGTCGGCCCGGCAGCTGACACCTTCCTCTGGCAGCCCAGACCAGTGACCATGCATGTCATAAGGCCCAAGTCCGCCAAGGGCCGAACACGGCCCAGCCTCCACGCCGCCCAGGGCGCGGCAGCGAGCTCCAGCCACACACCGCCTGCTCCGCCCCAGCCGGCTCCCTGCGAGCCACCGACCAGCCGGAAGCCCGGGGCCTGCACCCCCAGATCTCCTGCCCACGGTGCTCCCAACGAGATCCCTGAGTTGCTGCAGCAACAGGTGCCCTTTGGGGCCTCCTCCGCCTCCTCGCTCAATAAATACCCAGTCCTCCCTTCCATTAACCGGAGGAGTCTGGAGGAACGGGTTGGGGAGACTCAAGGGGCCAGCTCCCTGCAGCTGAAGCCAAGGAAAGAAGATGCCAGCGCTGGGGCTTGTCCCCCGGAGGAGAAAGTTACTATCCGAACCAAGCAGCAGGGCTTCTTCAGGGCTGGAAACTTAGAGGAACCTTCAGACCAAGAGCCAAGGCTGCTGCTCGCAGTCAGGTCCCCATCCGGCCAGAGGTTTGTCCGCCACTTCCGGCCAACGGATGCCTTGCACACGGTGGTCGCCGTGGCCGAGCAGAAGAACCAGACCACCTACCCTTGCTGCAGCATCGAAACGATGGAGGTGCCCCGGAGGAGGTTCTCGGACCTCACCAGATCTCTACAGGAGTGCCAGATCCCCCATAAGTCCGTGCTGAGCATCTCCCAGGAAGACAGGGAGGGGTGGCCCTGA